Proteins from a genomic interval of Candidatus Eisenbacteria bacterium:
- a CDS encoding phosphomannomutase/phosphoglucomutase — MGESFLNPLIFRQYDVRGIAETDLNDEAMVTLGKAYGTYMGKKGLLKVSLGRDVRPSSERISRSLKEGVLSCGCDVIDIGIATTPLLYFSIVSLGVDGGMMVTGSHNPRQYNGVKLCQGLSSIYGEELQVLRKIADEGSFSTGSGRARETSVLDRYVDEIKNRIVPSSRLKVGIDCGNGTGGPVAERVFGALKQDVIPIFFEPDGRFPNHLPDPTVDENMRVLSKAVVDGSADLGVGFDGDADRIGAVDERGRMVRGDQLLAIFAKDVLSRKKGAKIVLDVKCSQGLVEEIEKWGGIPIMSRTGHAIIKARMKEEGAPVGGELSGHMFFADSYYGFDDGIYAAARLVEILSRSGKRLSLMVDEIPHYFSTPEIWIDCSDEEKFEVIERLKKFFSERYKVIDIDGARVIFEDGWGLVRASNTQPVLVLRFEAKSEERLAQIESLFRDKVRELGGAAVKIRET, encoded by the coding sequence TTGGGAGAAAGTTTCCTGAATCCGCTGATTTTCAGACAGTACGATGTGAGAGGGATTGCCGAAACCGACTTGAACGACGAGGCGATGGTCACTCTTGGCAAGGCGTATGGGACGTACATGGGGAAGAAGGGGCTCCTGAAAGTCTCCCTTGGGAGGGATGTGAGGCCAAGTTCGGAAAGGATCTCGCGGAGTCTGAAAGAGGGTGTTCTTTCCTGCGGGTGCGATGTCATTGACATAGGAATTGCGACAACTCCGCTCCTTTACTTTTCGATAGTCAGTCTCGGCGTTGACGGCGGAATGATGGTGACCGGCAGTCACAATCCCAGGCAGTATAACGGTGTGAAACTCTGCCAGGGCCTTTCCAGCATCTACGGTGAAGAGCTTCAGGTTTTGAGGAAGATTGCAGATGAGGGAAGCTTTTCAACCGGCAGCGGAAGAGCTCGCGAGACCTCGGTTCTTGACAGGTACGTTGATGAAATAAAAAACAGGATTGTACCCTCATCAAGACTGAAGGTGGGCATTGACTGCGGGAATGGAACCGGAGGACCGGTTGCAGAGAGAGTTTTTGGTGCCCTGAAGCAGGATGTGATTCCGATTTTTTTTGAGCCGGACGGGAGGTTTCCAAACCACCTGCCGGACCCGACTGTGGATGAAAATATGAGAGTTCTTTCAAAGGCGGTTGTTGATGGTTCTGCCGATCTCGGAGTAGGTTTCGATGGAGATGCCGACAGGATCGGGGCCGTGGACGAGAGGGGGAGAATGGTGAGAGGTGATCAACTTCTTGCCATATTTGCAAAAGATGTCCTCTCGAGGAAGAAGGGGGCGAAGATAGTACTCGATGTCAAGTGTTCTCAGGGACTTGTGGAGGAGATTGAAAAGTGGGGCGGCATTCCGATTATGTCAAGAACCGGGCACGCCATAATAAAAGCAAGAATGAAGGAGGAAGGTGCGCCGGTAGGAGGAGAGTTGTCCGGCCACATGTTTTTCGCGGACAGCTACTACGGTTTTGATGACGGGATATACGCTGCGGCCAGGCTTGTAGAAATCCTGTCCAGGTCCGGGAAGAGGCTCTCTCTTATGGTAGATGAAATCCCGCACTATTTCTCAACGCCTGAGATTTGGATTGACTGCAGCGATGAGGAGAAATTCGAGGTCATTGAGAGACTCAAGAAGTTCTTCAGTGAAAGATACAAGGTAATAGACATTGACGGGGCAAGAGTCATTTTCGAGGATGGGTGGGGTCTTGTAAGGGCATCGAATACTCAGCCCGTTCTTGTTCTCAGATTCGAGGCTAAGTCCGAAGAAAGGCTCGCACAGATAGAATCGCTTTTCAGGGATAAGGTTCGCGAACTGGGCGGAGCTGCGGTGAAAATCCGGGAGACCTGA
- the prfB gene encoding peptide chain release factor 2 (programmed frameshift) has translation MVSEIRKRLEDSKKALLNLREFLELDSVEKKISNIEKEMSLSGFWERENSKETIERLKKLKKAYESWNQANTRCDEELLLLELVEQENDTASLEEINRTSAEISSQVQLLELASFLSDENDIMGALVSIHPGAGGTESQDWAEMLLRMYLRWIEKRGFEYSVLDYQPGDEAGVKDVTVEVKGQYAYGYLKSESGVHRLVRISPFDANKRRHTSFASLFVYPLLDDTVKVEIRDSDLRIDTFRASGAGGQHVNKTDSAVRITHIPTGMVVQCQSERSQFRNRENAMKVLMGRLYVHYKEEEKKKLERLTSEKKDISWGSQIRSYVFQPYTLVKDHRTGWETSNVQEVMNGEITPFIESYLKRKTSPGKGG, from the exons ATGGTATCCGAAATAAGAAAAAGACTTGAGGATTCAAAGAAGGCGCTTCTCAACCTGCGGGAGTTTCTT GAGCTGGACTCTGTCGAGAAGAAAATCTCGAATATAGAGAAGGAGATGTCTCTCTCCGGCTTTTGGGAGAGAGAGAACTCAAAAGAGACCATTGAGAGGCTCAAGAAACTCAAAAAGGCGTACGAAAGTTGGAATCAGGCCAATACACGGTGTGACGAAGAGCTTCTTCTTCTCGAATTGGTGGAGCAGGAAAACGACACCGCCTCTCTGGAAGAGATCAACCGTACATCCGCTGAAATTTCCTCGCAAGTTCAACTCCTGGAGCTTGCCTCATTTCTCTCAGATGAAAATGACATCATGGGTGCCCTTGTTTCGATTCATCCCGGTGCAGGCGGAACCGAGTCGCAGGACTGGGCAGAGATGCTTCTCAGGATGTATCTTCGGTGGATTGAGAAAAGAGGCTTTGAGTACTCTGTGCTGGATTATCAGCCGGGGGACGAGGCAGGAGTGAAAGACGTCACCGTTGAGGTAAAAGGCCAGTATGCCTACGGGTATCTCAAATCGGAGAGCGGAGTCCATAGATTGGTTCGTATTTCCCCATTTGATGCAAACAAGAGAAGGCACACCTCCTTTGCCTCCTTGTTTGTGTATCCTCTGCTGGATGACACTGTGAAGGTTGAGATAAGGGATTCCGATTTGAGAATCGACACTTTCAGGGCAAGCGGCGCCGGCGGTCAGCACGTCAATAAGACCGATTCAGCGGTGAGGATAACACATATACCCACGGGCATGGTTGTTCAGTGCCAGAGTGAGAGATCTCAATTCAGAAACAGAGAAAATGCCATGAAGGTCCTGATGGGCCGCCTTTATGTCCACTATAAGGAGGAGGAAAAGAAGAAGCTTGAAAGATTGACGTCTGAGAAGAAAGACATATCATGGGGCAGCCAGATCAGGTCCTACGTATTTCAACCCTACACACTCGTGAAAGATCACAGGACTGGATGGGAGACGAGCAACGTCCAGGAAGTGATGAACGGTGAAATCACTCCTTTCATTGAAAGCTATTTGAAGAGAAAAACGAGTCCCGGAAAGGGTGGCTAG